TCTTGTTATATTTAATTGGGTAAaactatatatgtgtatatatatatatatatatatatatatatatatatatatatatatattaaaaagtttACATTATTTTTATGCAGAAAACATAAACTTGCAGGAAGGTGATGAGGATTGGGATGAGGTAGAAGAACGGGAATTAGATGATGAAGACTTTGAAGTATTTCACGGTTTGTGAGATGGGTGGCCATGGATGACACGTGAGACCAGTTGGTTCGTATATAGTTGGAGTTAGGTTTTTGTTACTTTTTGTAAACATAAGACAGTCTTAGTTTTACATCTGATAGATAGagtaatatatacatatacggaGGATGAGTTTCTTACATGCTTGTCACCCGTTTCTTTTTCGGTTCCTTATATATTTCATAATCCTTACACAGACAGAGTATTTGATAAATATAGtatggggcaggatcaatggggaagtaaccaatcggggggaagcggggcgaagcggggggaagtaaaaaaaaaaaatttcgttttttttgaaattttttttttccggcatcaagatcacacaaaaatatgaacatttagaagagacacttcgtaatgaatgttattatttaggcgggaaaacgatcgacaaaaataacattcaagataatattgttcgcgaagaatatgaacgttttttttcttcatgttttgtgaagtaaaatttagcccgatttagagtttagggtttagggtttagggtttggtgttttggatttattccataaacccaaaacaccaaaccctaaaccctaaaccctaaactctaaaccgttcgtgttaaaaactcaatctaaatcctaaatctaaaccctaaaccctaaatttctaaaccctaatatctaaaccctataaaccctaatatctaaaccctaatatctaaaccccaatagctaaaacctcaaaatacgctcgaaaaacacgataattgttatatattacttcttcgagcgttttcccgccaaaataaaaatatttatcacaaagtgtctctactaaatgttcatattttcatctcatctataatgttcgtgaacaaagttttttcaaaaaacgaaaaaaaaaaaaaatttgcttccccccgcttccccccgaatggttacttccctcttgatcctaccacaatatagtattatatatatacggagtattagTTTTACATGTTTACTCATCCTTGTGTTCGGGGGTGTCAGTTGTGTTATTCAGTGCTTTTTGGTTGTAAACTCCTGTCTAAAGGTGTTAAAATGGATGGGTCGTGGTAGTTGGGTAAAAGGGtagtttatttatttacttatttaatatCTACCCAGTAGCGGAACTAAGATTTTTTTCACcgggagcaaaaaaaaaaaaaaattaaaaccgtagcaatttttatGGGCAAAATATGGATGTTCTAGGGCAAAAATTGAGGTTTTAAGGCAAATTAtggagttttttgagcaaaatttgaaggttctTGGGCAAAAGTTGAAGAATTTTGCGCAAAAttcgaaggttttggggcaaaatatgtacgttttggggcaaaaaaatccaccgggggcaaaaaaaatccaaatttttatACGAAAAATTGCAAATCTACTAGGGGCGGGCACCCCACCCTGCCCCAAATAGTTCCCCCCTTGCATGTATCTGTATCGaaggaaagatattattaaaattaaaatattggttGTACAAAACCTGTTGGTTCAAGTAACAATTTTGAATGAAATTGTATGTGCAAAAAAATTGGAGTGGGTTCATTATACCTTTGATGGCTGGAAATTTGGTATCTTAGATGTCCATgtaactagttttttttttttttttagatactaTTTTTCCCTGTAAGTAAAACTTTTTAGGAATTAGGACCCAACAATATGTGTGATTTTTAGAAAGTCACTCTTCCTACAAAGACAAACGAACACAATAACAAAGAAAATAAGAACGCgataatttaacgtggttatatgtaatcaagagttgattactttaatccacatACCAAATTAAagagatttttaatgataattttgTGCATACAATTTATGGGTTAGGGTGTATTTATAGAGAGAAAAGAACCACCAATTCATGTACATGAGATGAGAACTATCAACTACAAATTTATGAGAACTATCAACCACGAATTCATGTACATGAGATGAGAACTATCTCATGTTTGGTGTGATAAGAGTTCCTGTATGAAACATGAAATTATacttcataattaatttgtttcacACAATGAAGTTACGTGAATTATTGTAGCCCCACTTATTGTTAAATTCTCGTTCACATCCAACCATCTCCCACTTGAAAGAGTATTTAAACAAACCCAATATTCGTCAACCCAATAATTCAACAATCTAACCAAGAATGTTAAACCACTATTTATACCGTCAAACTCCATTTGAGACACGCACACTCAACGCATACTTCAGATGAGTAGACTTTCAttccaaggtcttcaacactacttgttagaatcgAACCATCAACTCTCTATCTCTCTAGAAAGTcatctctcatcaattcatgagaagactGGTTGAGGCAATGCAAAACCTCAACTTGTTCACCGTCACCACCTTAGTAAGCATATTTGCGGGATTCTTCGAACCAAGGACTTTCTTCAATATTAAAGTACCATTTTGTATATGTTGGTCGAATAAAACAATACCCCAActttatgtgtttcgtacgactatgaaacaccggattctttcaAAGATGAacagcactttgattatcacaatacaagacgcttgccttttacccaactcacccaaTAAGTTCTTCaatcaaacaagctctttagaagcttctgaaTAGCCATGTATTCAGCCTCCGTAATTGATAAAGCAACATTCCtatgtagtcgagacatccaactaatcgtcgtcttccctattgtgaacaCATAACCCGTAGTGtctttccccgaatcatcacatccatccAAATTAACATCTGCATAACGTCTAAGTATGATATTATTTTTAGAGAAGCACAATCACATATTAGAAGTACATTTCaagtaacgaagcaaccatttgaccgctttccaatgctctttccccggattagacatataacggctcACAACTCCCACCGAATGGGCAATATCCGGTCTCATACAAATCATGACATACATAACACTGCCCACGACCGATGCATACAGAACCATTTCCATCTCCTCCTTGTCTTCTTCCATTTTAGGTGATTGACTTTTTGATAACCTTATCGTGCTACCTAAAGGCATTAAACGAGCCTTTGTATCCTCCATGTTGAACCTCtccactactttctcaatatatttagattgagacaagtatagagtacattTCACACGATCACTCACAATACTCACACCAAGTATTTTCCTAGCACCACCAAGgtctttcatctcgaactcatAGGAAAGAAATCTCTTCAACTTGTTGATCTCGGACATGTTAGAACCCGCAAGTAAcatatcatcaacatacaacaataagataatATATGaatacttgaatttcttcaagtagcaacaatgatccgcttcacatcataagaaatcaatcttcttcataaactcatcaaacttcaagtaccattgccgaggtgcttgcttcaattcatacaaacttttctttagcttacaaacccacttctctttaccctttacctcaaggCCCTCGGGTTGcttcatatagatctcttcatAAAGATCTCCATGTAAGAATACTGTCTTTACATCTAATTGTTCAAGATATAAGTCCTCGGATGCAACTATAGAAAGTACCAACCGAATAGTAGCCATCttaactactggtgaaaatatctcgttataatcaactcctttcttttgttgaaagcctttgaccactaaccgagccttgtaccttttcttgccatccaactcattcttgatccAATACACCTACTTGTTTTGCAACgctcttttatcatgaggtaatttcactagtaACCAAGTTTTAtttttctcaagtgaccccatatcttctttcatggcaagcttccATTGTAGGCATTCTTTTGATTTTCTCGCCTCAAAGTAactctcgggttcaccattctcagtatagagcaagtagtttgttgatgaagaatacctaggattaggcttGGGCACTCTAGTAGAGCGTTTTAATGTAGGAGCAACCAGTATGGTTGTACCGGTTCCATTATCATCtacctcatcactagaactcccaCTAAGTTTGAAACTCTTTTCGAGCCATCTTCATCATTAGCACTTATTATTCGGCAATTCATTGTtacccgaactcccactagaacctgcaagatcatcaatagaaacatcgtcaaaagtaacataatCCGGCTTAGGATTCTCTTTTTCCGGCTTTccataaaccgaatcttcatcaaaggtaacatcactcTTCCCATAAATACAAACGAAGACAATAACAAAGAAAATAAGAACGCgataatttaacgtggttatatgtaatcaagaATTGATTACTTTAATCTACAGACTAAACTAGagagatttttaatgataattttgTGCATACAATTTATGGGTTACATATGGTGTATTTATAGGGAGAAAAGAACCACCAATTTATGTACATGAGAACTATCAACTACAAATTCATGAGAACTATCAACCACTAATTCATGTACATGAGATGAGAACTATCTCACGTTTGGAGTGATAagagttcatgtatgaaacatgaaATTATACTCCATAATTAATTTGTTTCACACCATGAAGTCATGTGTTGTAATCCCACTTATTGTTTAATTCTTGTTCACATCCAACTAAACCTAAATGGAGTCGATTCTCATAACAAGTCCTTGTGTAAGTTCAAGTTTGTCTACATCTTCGACTCAAGTGGTGGACAATTTAAGACCCATGCCATATGTAATAACTCTGGGTAGTGAATATTGACATTTAATTTgattatatattacttatatatatcttCAACAATTTGCACGAGAAATTATAGCAGGGAAATGTGTGtgtgtgatatatatacatattttaaattttgaattaCGTTAAAGGTCTTTGATATGAAACACAGGGCTTACCAGATAAAAGTTTGCTATTGGTTTATGAGAATTACCAGCATCTATATTCACTGAATATATCACAAGGTATGTTATTTGGTTTTGTTGGCAAATttgacccatttacatatcattgtgcTGATTTGGGTAATGCTTTATTATTAATGGTTTATCACTACTTCTGAAATTGATACTGAATTTTGAAGGATGATATCCTAGACGATTTTGTTTAATGAGATCGGTTCTTATAATATATGTTCCTAAATCATATGTAGAGGATCAAAGAATTACAAGCATATGAAGTATTCGAGAAAATGCTTCGACTAATTAAGCATATAGGTGGCTGATCTGGTTTTTAGTAATAATGGTTTGTTGTTCATATGCAGATTAATAtgtttgaagtttttttttttttttttttttttttttttttttttttttttttttttaatgattgaAGTTATTATACACATGTTTGGAAGTCATAGAGGTATTAGAGGAATGTTCATGGAAAACTGGACAAGGAAATAAAATGACTTGGTGATGAGAATAATTTTTGGGAATTGGAAGCTGAGAATAGAAATTTAAGTGAGGGGAAACGGTTAAAATGGTTAACCACTAGAGGAAAATGGGTGGATAAGGAGCGGAATAGGGTTAATGCACTTAAACAAAAAGCTAGAATCAAGTGGGCAATTGAGGGTGATGAGAACTCTCACTTTTTCCATTCGgctataaaaagaaaatataataaaaataatattcttGGCCTCTACATCAATAGCGAATGGCAGGAGGGACCGAAAGAAATTAAAGATGAGGTGTTcagatttttcaaaactttttaTGAAGATCATGATATGAGAGGTTTTAGTTTTGAGGGATTTGAATTGAAACAGCTCAAGTTTCCCTTGAAGATGCTACTGCCGTGGAATTACCTTTTACCCGAAGATGAAGTTTGGGAGTCGATAAGAGATTGCGGGGCTACTAAAGCTCCCTGGCCGGATGGTTTTAATTTCTACCTTTACAGGAAATTTTGGTGGCTTATTAAAAACGACTTAATGAATGCTCTTTTCTGGTTTTGGGATCGTTGTGATATATCGCCTAGGTGCAATGCGTCATTTATCACTCTTATACCGAAAAAAGAGGACCCAATTTCAATTCGCGACTTTGGACCTATAAGCCTTATTGGTAGTTATTATAAGATAATTGCCAAGATACTTTCAAATTGACTTCAGAAAGTTGTCTCAAAGCTAATAGGTGTTGAACAAAGTGCATTTATTAAAGGTAGGTCAATACTTGATAGTATCCTCATTGCGAATGAGCTTGTGGTAGGTGCGTGTAGACGAAAATCCAAATGTTTTATCTTTAAAGCGGACTTCGAAAAGGTATTTAATAGTGTGAGATGGAAATTCTTATTGGACATCATGATTAGAATGGGTTTTGGTGTTAAGTGGAGGAGATGGATGGAAGCTTGTTTAAAATCGGCGTCAATTTCGGTTTGGGTCAACGGATCGCCTACTAAAGAATTTAATCTTCAAAGAGGTATTCGGCAAGGTGATTCTCTTTCCCCATATCTTTTCACCATTGCTAGTGAAGGTTTGAATATCCTTGCCAACATTACAATTAGAGATGGGCTTATAAGCGGAGTTGAGTTAGGTGGCGATAAGTTAATATATCATACTTGCAATTTGCGGATGATAACATCTTCTTAGGTAAATGGGATAAGAGGAACGTTAACAATGTTTATACAACATTAAAGTGCTTTGAGAAAGTCTCAGGGCTTAAAATAAACATGAACAAAAGTTTTATGTATGGTCTTGGAGTGCCACAAAGTAGGTTGAAGCCATGGCTTCTAGTTTTGGATGCATTGCAAGTAAGTTACCCTTTACGTACTTGGGAATGCCAATTGGTCACAAGATGAACCGTAAAGAAGCTTGGGACTTGGTGATTAATAAAGTTAATAAGCTGTTATCGGATTGGAAGGCACGAACTATGTCATTCGGGGGAAGATTAACACTCGTCAAAATGGTTCTTAGTAGCTTACCTGTCTACTTCTTCTCTTTGTTTCGTGCTCCCTCAAACGTCATCAATTGGCTTGAAAGTATGCGTTGTAAGTTTTTCTGGGGTGAGTCGGGTGAAAATCTCAAATTGTCTTGGGTTAGTTGGGATTCTATATTGTTACCATACAGGGAGGGGCGGGTTAAACATTGGGTCACTTAAATCAAAAAATTTAGCGCTTTTGGGTAAATGGTAGTGGCTGTTTCGGGTCAAAAATGATACCCTTTAGGTTAAAGTTATCAAAAGCATATACGGGAGggacgggggggggggggggggggggggtgttgggaaatactaataataatcgaaCTTTCAAGTTATTTTCAGTTTAGCAGAATACATGTTGATATGGGAAAATGTGGATTAAATTTTGAGGGGCTATTTGAAAGAAGAGTAGGTACtggtcaaaattagttgttttggAGGAATGTTGGGTTGGTGATGGCGGGTTTAAGGATAAATTTCGAGGCTTTATAGGTTTGAAACACATAAATGTGCTTCAGTCAAAGATAGGGTTGTGTTTTCGAGTGGTTGCTGGATCTTCAACTGGAGCTGGTTAAGACGCATTACAGGCAGGCTACATCGTGAAATTGATCAAATCGTCTCAATGGTTAAAAGTTGCACATCATTCGGAAATTGTGAAAATTCATGGCTGTGCAAACTAGATAACAGTGGGTTATACAAAACAAGAACAATGGCTAATAAGATTGATGAACTTTCACTTCCTAGGAATAATTCGAGCATAGTGACACCCCGTAACAATTTTTTACCTCAAAAAATCGGTATATTTATATGGATAACTTTAAGAGGAAGAATTCCCGTTCGAGTTGAGCTTGATAAGAGAGGCATCGATCTTGACACTTTACTTTGTCCCATGTGCAATGATGCATTGAAAGAGGTGAATCACGGTTTAATTTCATGCAAGTATGCCAAAGAGGTTTGGGAGGGTAGCTACAAATGGTGGGGTGCTAATGTTCCAGTGAATGCTAACTTAAGTGAGTTTTTCAATGGCGCTGGCCACGAGGGATTATCTGATTACCCTAAAAAAATCTGGCAAGCCATTGCGTGGGTGGCGGGTTATTATATATGGATGAATAGGAATTTAAAGGTGTTCCGGAACGATGAGTGGGCGTCTCCAAAAGTTATCAATGAGATTCAAGTCAAAACATACGAGTGGTTAAATAATCGTTCAAAACAGAAGGTAGCCGAATGGCTTCAATTTTTACTCCATCCGAACTATATGGGTCTACCTCATGTCAACAATCTGGACCCAGGATGAGAAATTTTACAGTTTCTGAGTGATTGTGTCTTGTTGTGATTataagaggatcgcctggacgttggtagATAGAAATTTAAgagaaaaataactctattactcacaagaatagattacaaagtattacaaaactaaaaaaaaaaaaaaaactcccaaactaacacactaggaatcTCACCACTATCTAGGATGTATTCACTATTGGTTATGATTACACTttaactcacacacactaactaggtgtgaTTACACTTTTCTGAATGATTTACAAATGAGGTTTGCACCCCTATTTATAAGGAAAGTTTGAGGAGGTGGAATGTGTGAACGCTAGTTGTCAAAGTTGACTAGCCGTCATTGTTTTCAACTTTGCTTCTTCCACATGAGTTGTCAAAGTTGACTAGCCGTCATAGTTTCCaactttgcttcttctacatgagTTGTCAAAGTTGTAGCCGTCATTGTTTCCAATTTGAATACTTCCATATGAGTTTTCAAAGTTGACAACTTTGAATATCTAGACGATTCTAGATTACGGCTGGAAgttatcaattctccccctccagccgtatATAAGAAACCACATCCCGGTTATGTCTTTGCATAACTCtagcttctctcgagtcaccacctttgttaacatatctgcaggattctcctttgtatggatcttgactagtctcaacagttgtcgatcaattacctcgcgtatccaatgatagcgaatatcaatatgttttatacgggaatggtacatggagttcttgctcaaatctagagcactctgactatcacaatgtaccttgtactccttttgcttgattccaaattcttggagataacgctttaaccacaacatttcttttccagtttctgcggcagcaatatactcggcttcagttgtggataatgcaatacACTTATGTAGTATTGACttccatgaaacagctccccctgcaaaagtgtaaatgaatcctgaagtagattttctactatcaggatctccagccatatcagcatctgtatagccttccaagattggatcagctcccccgtaacaaagacatatcttcgttgtacatttaagatatctgagaatccattttaccgcatttcaatgctctttcccggggttagagagaagacgactcactgttcccactgcgtgagcaatatcgggtctcgtACACActattgcatacatcaaacttccaaccgctgaagaatatggtactgacgacgTCTCCCCGAtatcttccttggatgagggacaagaactcttacttaacttgaaatggttggctaatggaatgctaacaggtttggcattattCATATTGAATCGTGAAaggactcgttcaatatacttctcctgagatagccataaccttctattcttcctatctcgggtaatctgcattcccaaaatttgttgagcctgtcctaagtctttcatgtcaaaagacttagagagttccttcttcagctggttgatcttcgttgcatctttccgtacgatcaaaatatcgtctacatatagtagaagagcaacgaaatctccttcagaaaacttctgaatgtagacacactcatctgctgcagttttcttgtacccttgactcaccatgcacgagtcaaacttcttgtaccactgcctaggtgcctgctttaaatcgtacaaacttttcttcagcttttatacgaggttatctcctgaaaccttaaaaccttctggctgctccatgtaaatttcttcatgtaaatctccatgaagaaaatctgtctttacatccatttgttcaagctccaagttcatacttgcgaccaatccaagtatgactctaattgaagtcatcttgactactggtgaaaatatctcgtcaaaatcaatccccttcttctgttggaatcctttgactacaagtcgtgttTTGCATTTCACCACTTTTTCACTGCTATCCTTTTTCAGCttaaacacccatttatttttcagtgccttcttcccttgTGGAAGTTCTACGATCTCATAAGCCTGATTTTTTTGCAGataatccatctcatcctgcattgtgagcaaccatttttctttgtccttatgagataccgcttcatgaaaactctctggttctccgtcttcagtaagtagaaggtactcggattctg
This window of the Rutidosis leptorrhynchoides isolate AG116_Rl617_1_P2 chromosome 7, CSIRO_AGI_Rlap_v1, whole genome shotgun sequence genome carries:
- the LOC139859419 gene encoding uncharacterized protein, whose product is MASSFGCIASKLPFTYLGMPIGHKMNRKEAWDLVINKVNKLLSDWKARTMSFGGRLTLVKMVLSSLPVYFFSLFRAPSNVINWLERRGGLNIGSLKSKNLALLVKDRVVFSSGCWIFNWSWLRRITGRLHREIDQIVSMVKSCTSFGNCENSWLCKLDNSGLYKTRTMANKIDELSLPRNNSSIVTPRNNFLPQKIGIFIWITLRGRIPVRVELDKRGIDLDTLLCPMCNDALKEVNHGLISCKYAKEVWEGSYKWWGANVPVNANLSEFFNGAGHEGLSDYPKKIWQAIAWVAGYYIWMNRNLKVFRNDEWASPKVINEIQVKTYEWLNNRSKQKVAEWLQFLLHPNYMGLPHVNNLDPG